A segment of the Juglans regia cultivar Chandler chromosome 15, Walnut 2.0, whole genome shotgun sequence genome:
CTTAAGCAAGCCATTTAGAAAATCAAAGCCCCAATGCAGTAGATAACTTATGTTAATTTGTAAAGgtaatatataggaaaaatatttatatttgcaaATCAATACGGAGAACACGTTATTCATTTTGTTGACtcgataatatttaatttatagagaaatgatatttatagttctAAGTTGTGCAAGTTCTGCGCacttccttttaaaaaagtagaaaaaatttaaaactcacgtgaaaaaaatatttttttaatgtggatcctattttttttttaaagagagtataTGAGACATACATACTTTAAAACTGTATCCAACATCACTCATGAATTAGTGATCTTGAATTAATCGATCTAACTTTGAACCTAACATGCCTATGACTTAGCATAGATGTTTGTAAACGAGGAAGAATATAAACCTAATGCATCTAGAGCATTTATCCTTTACATTGGAAGTTTGCATTTGTCTCTTTTATCTCTCTCAAATGCTGTTCACCTATGTATTTTCTTCCTCCATTcaatcctcttcataataccCTTTTTAATCATGTTGAACTCTTAtaacaatgaaataaattatggcCCTATAGGATTTAATATTtacatgttttgaatttttacatgttaaactcatttattaaaatattatttaaaatataatatattattaagagttttgctacacataaattgatattttaacaCATAATTTATAGTGAGATtctttataactaaaaaaaaaaaccgatactttttaattataattaatccGGAAAACTTTCACATCAAGAATGTGTTTGAgtacgtaaaaaaaaataaagcttataactaaattttctcttttattaatccctctaatatttttgtaaacatgatttctttttctttaattttttttattcttatgaaagaaaaatttaaatatctcaaaggaaaatcaagaaaaaagaggaagaggGTCAAATTATTATAGTTGAATTTAATTATCCgttgacttaaaaaaaaaaaaaaaacaatcgtATTTACCAAAGTGAGATGAAGCTCACCCGTTAATCGTTGGGAAAGGCACGGAAGACTTTCCTTTCGGTCCTCTCTGCAACCCCACCCAACAGGCacctgctgcttcttcttcttcgtcttcgtcttcgcCGTGAAACCCTATGGCTCGGACCTTGGCTCACCTACTAGCCTCTGCGCTCCTCatcttttcttcctccttaaTCGCTCTCTCCTCTGCCCTCGACGACTCCGATCCTTCCCTCCGGCCGCCGATGATGATTCTTCCTCTTTATCTCAGTTCCCCTAACCCTAATATTTCCCGTCATCGTAATCTTCGTCGCCATCTCCAGAATTCGGCCCCCCCAAACGCTCGCATGAGACTCTACGACGATCTCCTCTCCCACGGGTTGCTCTTCCTACTGACGCTttcgctcttttttttttctctaaattttcttgcatgactttttttaaagtattttatcGTAATTGAAGTTCTTTCGGATTTCTGGTAGTTACTATACGACGCGGTTATGGATCGGGACACCCCCGCAGAAATTCGCGCTTATTGTAGATACAGGTAGTACTGTGACCTACGTGCCCTGCTCTAACTGTGGACACTGTGGGAAGCATCAGGTTCGGCTTCGCTTTTGATTGTTCTCTAGAGCTTGTAATTATTGTTTGGGCAGCTTGCAATCTATAATTAATAATGCATCGTCcttttttttaagtcatatCAGCAGTATCTTAATCTTCATAGACTAGCAAATCAGGAACTCTGAGAGGCGCTTACGAATACCTATAACTGATTAATGTACCATAGAATAACGTTTAATATCAAGATTGTTGGTTGCTGAGAATGTCGgctaaacaaaaatcaaaattggGACTTTTAGTGTTTCTGTTATTAATTACTGGGGAAATGGAAGGTCGCTGATGTCTGTATGATTCCTATTTTTCTATATCTGGTGAATGATGGATTCAATGATATAGTTCTctttgaattacccgaggtgtacaagcaggaaactccttgccgaagAGCTATAGCCCCGGGATTAGTtgttgttctcggacacccggtgccaataaaaaaaatgatatttttctcaCTCAAGATTTAGCAGAGGATTGATTGAAGCTAATgttatgttgatgacatccaGGACCCAAGATTCCAGCCAGAATTGTCTAGCACATATCAACCAATGAAGTGCAGTATTAGTTGCAACTGTGATGAGGCTGGAGCTCAATGCACTTACGAGAGACGATATGCTGAGATGAGCTCTAGCAGTGGTGTGCTTGGTGAGGACATAATTTCCTTTGGCAATGAAAGCAAGCTTATTCCCCAGCGTGCTGTTTTTGGTTGTGAAGACATGGAAACTGGTGATCTTTACACTCAACATGCTGATGGCATAATTGGTTTGGGTCGAGGTCGGCTTAGTGTGATGGATCAACTTGTCGACAAGGGTGCTATTAGTGACTCATTTTCGTTATGTTATGGTGGGATGGATGTAGGCGGGGGTGCTATGGTTCTTGGTGGTATTTCTTCTCCCCCTGATATGGTATATACCAATTCAGATCCTTTTCGCAGgtaaaacacttttaaaatgCTTTATGTGCATTGGTTTTTAGTAAGACTACATTTAGTGCATCTCACACATATGCCTTAGTCTTGGGATGTCAACAGTCCATATTATAATATTGAGTTGAAGGAAATACATGTTGCTGGGAAGCCATTGAAGTTAAAGCCAAGTATCTTTGACGGAAGGCACGGAACAGTCTTAGATAGTGGAACTACATATGCGTACCTTCCAAAAGAAGCTTTTCTTGCATTCAAGAATGCTGTAAGACTTTGTGCCTCTAAGTTTCATCTTCTCCTATAGTCCATTTACTTTTATAGTCAAATTCATTTGCATGACAAAGAAAAGGATGAATGTTTTTATGTTTCAATTTCAGGTTGAAAATGAGTtatattaactaatttaattcGTTTGAATATTGGTTTATATGTTTGATGCTCAAACACATATATGCTTGCCTCCGTTCTTTACTTTAGCCAATGAACTATAGTTCTCATTAAACTTCTCTCTATAAGAATGGAATGGAGGCTAAGGCCATGGGTTCAAACCCCACCAAGTGTGGAACTACTACAAGATTGTTAAGCATTTAGGATTTTGAGATAACTTGAATAGTGAATAAAGGAATCATTATAGActtatcaggaaaaaaaaaatgttggaatcattataatatagcattagaatgtaaattaaataattaagctTGCCAATTCCAAGAATTCAAGTATTTAGGATATTTGGTGATTTATATGATATCAAAGTAGTGCCCCTGAATCCCTAAGTTCACAATTTATACCCAATTTCGATTAAATGTCTTACATGTTAAGTTTGCTTATTACAGGAGTTTGCTCATATATGTGGGGAAGTATTAGAATAtgcatttaaataattgaaCTTGCCTCTTCCCAAaagcttaaacttttggtaCAATTGGTGATTCAATACATAGTTTGGCTATTTAACATCACTGAGTGTAATCTCCATTATTTCCCAGATTCAGTGGGttaagaaaaatagaggtgAATGAGTATGATTTTAACAAGCTCCACTTGTAACCTTGACATTTTTTGAGTATAAGtctagatgtggcttgggctttCTTAAGGTCAAGCAATCACACAGGTGACCAATCATGAGTTTATTGTATCACTAGATTTTCATGCATAGCTGATGCTCTTGTGtatgtcccatgtacttgggctctTTCCTATTCATGTTTTCtatgaaattttgtttacctataaagaaaaaatttatctttactttttttattctgCTGTATTGAACTCAGTTTATGGGAATTATATGTGATATGTAGGTGATCAATAAAATTCGTTCACTCAAGCAAATCCATGGTCCAGACCCAAATTTTcatgatatttgtttttctgGTGCTGGAAGGTACTGGCTAAACCACACcgacatgaatttttttttggctaaCCAGATGGTTATAAGCTGAATTTAAGCACCCATTGCCTGATTGGTTGTCTTGAAGTTACATCTGATTGTCTTTGCTTGTATTTTGCATAGGAATGTTTCCCAACTATCAGCAGTTTTTCCTCAGGTTGATATGGTATTCAGTAATGGACAAAAATTGTCACTGTCTCCAGAGAACTACTTGTTCCGGGTAAGTTGACAAGTTACTCTtcttgagttttttatttttatttttttggctccTAAATGGAGAATATGGAATTTTTTCATAATCTATTTTTGTTTCGATGGTGTTAAGCACACAGTGTTGTATATTTACTCGTTCTGTTCTTTCTTAAAGCATACGAAGGTTAGTGGTGCATATTGCCTgggaatttttcaaaatgcagatgATCCAACTACTCTTTTAGGAGGTACGCTAAATTGTTTATGGGATTTGCCATGCTTACTCTGTAGTCAGTTCTTGCATTTGTTCTGACCAAAAGCTGCATTATGCTCAAGCCTGCCTTGTGCATGTCAGTATGAAGTCTAAGAAATAATTCCCTTCTCTCCCCAAACATCTGGCATGCATGTGCATCAGCACACAAGGGATGTCTCAGttaatttttcatcatatgTTACAGGGATTATTGTTCGTAATACCCTTGTGACTTATGATCGGGAGAAGGATAAGATAGGCTTCTGGAAAACTAATTGTTCTGAACTATGGAAGGGCTTGCATTACCCTAGTCCCGCTGCCCCGCCTCCTTTGGATTTACATAGCCAAAATACAAGTGTAGGAATTCCTCCTACCATAGCTCCAGGTGGATTGCCTCCTACCATGGCCCCAGTTGGATTGCCTCACTCTGATTTTCCAGGTAGAATGAGTTTCAAGAGAATACATTCCTTTTATGCTGTATTTTCAAATTCGATGTCATCCTCAATTACTTTTCTCTGCTTTCTTGCTGGAGATATAACTGTCTGTTATGATTTGCAATGTGTTGATCGTCTATTTTTGCAATATAAAACTAGACTGAcagatttatttttagaatgttGAAGAGAAGATTCTTCTGCATGTATGTTAGTACTTCTCTTCTGTTATTATGAGCAAGaatcacttatcaaaaaattttgagCAAGAATTTCCTTTTGGTTTGTTGAATGTGTTTTTGAAATTCTTGCTGTTATTATGCAGTCGATTGTGTTGCTGCTTGGACTGTTATCTCTGATGTTATGTTTACCATATATTGTAGTAGGTGAATTTCAGATTGGACTAATAACATTTGACATGATGCTTATCATCAACAACTCTTCTATGAAGCCCAATTTCACTGAGCTTACAGAGTTTATTGCTCATGCGCTGGATGTTAAAGTTTCTCAGGTATGGTTGAGCTATTTTTGCTTTAATGGTTTAAGATTTTACCGGTACCTCAGTTTAGGTTAGCAGTTGGTGACACTTAGCTTAACAGACCCTCAAGTATAAGTTTGTATCTATGCCATCATTAAgttgttgtaaatattttatggagaaTATATGAATGATTTGCAAGTTAAAAATctgtatatatgttatacttGCAGAAGGAAAATCAATTGAATGTGCTAGGAAAATACAGGCCTGGTTTGTTGGGAATGTATTTAGTATTGATTTTCTGTGGTTTACAGCTTTTATTCTTAATAAATGCTCTGGAtctactaataaataataataataaaagcaaTGGATCTGGGGTGATAGCATTAAAATAGGTGCTCAACCTGATCTAACCAAACCTATTGCTACCTCAGTTTCACCATTTGTGCTTCTAAAGCCACTAATGCAGTGTGTCAGTATCAGTTGATGTTTCACTGCGTTGGCAGTTATTAAGTCAAATAAATTGATCAATTAGTAATGCTTGACCGTTTAATTTCAGGTTCATTTCTTGAACTTCAGTTATACAGCAAATGCTTCCCTTATCAAATGGGCAATCTTTCCAGATGAATCTGCTGATTACATTTCTAATACCATGGCAACGGTAATGCTATTCATGATGCTGAAGTATGTTATACTGGAGCCATTCCATCAATTAATATTTTGCTTGACCTAATAATTATTTGCTTTTGTGCAGAGCATAATTCATCGTTTAAGAGATCATCGTCTGCAGCTTCCTGAGAAATTTGGAAGTTATCAGTTAGTTAAGTTCAATGTCAAGCCTCCAGTGAAGTTGTatgttcttttccttctctctacGTATTATTTTCTCTTGACTTGTATACATGGGTTTTTTTCACACTCTGCTGGACCCCTGATTCATATGTAGTCAAGTAGGAATTTCTGTGTCATTATTAACATGTGGAGTTCGGATTTTGACTAGTCACAACTTAAAAATGCTTAAATCAATTGTTAACAAAATGTGAAGATATATACTTCTTAGGTAAGATGGAGCGACATTGAAAAAAGATAGAAGCTTTTCCTCTGAGAAAATCATTATGTGAGTTAACCTGAAATGgcactgtgtgtgtgtgtcttccCTGAGAAAATCATTTGGCGAATGAACCTAAATCACACTGAGTTTGTGTGTGCATGTTATTATGCCTCTTATCTTTCTAGTAATGCCTCTAACATTCAAGCAAATTAAATCAAAAGTCCCTCAAGATTCTTGTATTATTATGGCTCTCATTTTTCTAGGAACACCTCTTGACAGTCGAGCAAAGTAAATTGaagcagtgttttaaatttcgtaccgtaccggccggtacggccgaaatttttcgtttcggccgtccggccggtacaggtactatatctgtctcgtaccggctaaaataccggccgtaccggccggtaccggccatttcggactaaatttcggcctgtaccggcctatatttcggccggtaccggccgatatttcggcctgtgtgtgtgtgttttttttttttttcgttttttcaaactacaaacttattttttaacccctaattcagcttagactatttataatttatatatatatgtatttatatataatttatttatatatagactattattttgaaatataatttatatatatatttatatatataatttatttatatatcgattatcccgaaacgttattcCGAAAcgctattccgaaacggtattggtaccgaaatatttcgttccagtgccttgaccggtacgatgtccggtacggtattcaaaacattgaattGAAGTCCTTCAAGTACTTCCATCTGTATAAAAAGCATATTCAATATCAGCCACTTTATTGTTCAAGCCATGAATAACAATCCGTATGGAAGGGATTTAAGGCTCCTCCTAGATTTCCCACTTcacccttttccttttttgggtAAGTTATTTGCAGCTTTATCCTATCAAGTTGAAATCCAAGAGAACTTTCAGGGAAATTATAAATCCTCTGAGAACAATTTAGACCCTTATGACATTCTCCCATTCATTCCCATTCCATGACCTGTCCTAGGAAAGTCAATACCGAGAAAGGAATACAGATGGCTCGTGTtatttgccttttctttttcctcatctagtttcttttaattttgtagtACTATCATCATTGAAAGTTTTGTAGCTTGAACAAAGTTGATGAGGCCAAGAAGTAAACTTTAATGATTTATGTAGAAACAAAGGAAGTAGCCTTTGGGTTTGTGGtagaagagaagaggagaagGGAGCGATAGAGAGAGTGATATTGGTCAGTCCTTGAACTTGAAGATTGGGACTTTGTAGCCTAAATGAAGTTGATGAGGCCAAATTGTAAACTATAATGCGGGTTTATGTAGaaacaaaggaaatagcctttgggTTTGTGgtagaagagaagagaagggagggagagagagtgataTTGGTCAGTCCTTGAACTTTGAAGATGGGGAAGCAGCATAGGTTCCCAATATAGGTGGGGACTGAAACCGGTTACTTGGATCAGAGGCTGTATTGATTGAAATAATGATGGAAGCAAGATTCTTAGGTGCTCTCCATGGTTGAGTACTATTTGttgaattgtaattttgtgttcTTTAGGTTGCTACCCAAATTTTGGCTCCTTCCTCAATGTTGTGTCACATATCTTCAAGATTGCCTTCTCTAAGGTGCTGTCCAGGGTTGTGAGTGCTATCcgtaaaatatatgttttttcctTTGGTATTCTACCCCAATGCTGGCTTCACAAATCTTCTAGATTTCCTTCTGCTTCACACACGCATGCACCCACCCT
Coding sequences within it:
- the LOC109019579 gene encoding aspartic proteinase-like protein 2 isoform X2, whose translation is MARTLAHLLASALLIFSSSLIALSSALDDSDPSLRPPMMILPLYLSSPNPNISRHRNLRRHLQNSAPPNARMRLYDDLLSHGYYTTRLWIGTPPQKFALIVDTGSTVTYVPCSNCGHCGKHQDPRFQPELSSTYQPMKCSISCNCDEAGAQCTYERRYAEMSSSSGVLGEDIISFGNESKLIPQRAVFGCEDMETGDLYTQHADGIIGLGRGRLSVMDQLVDKGAISDSFSLCYGGMDVGGGAMVLGGISSPPDMVYTNSDPFRSPYYNIELKEIHVAGKPLKLKPSIFDGRHGTVLDSGTTYAYLPKEAFLAFKNAVINKIRSLKQIHGPDPNFHDICFSGAGRNVSQLSAVFPQVDMVFSNGQKLSLSPENYLFRHTKVSGAYCLGIFQNADDPTTLLGGIIVRNTLVTYDREKDKIGFWKTNCSELWKGLHYPSPAAPPPLDLHSQNTSVGIPPTIAPGGLPPTMAPVGLPHSDFPGEFQIGLITFDMMLIINNSSMKPNFTELTEFIAHALDVKVSQVHFLNFSYTANASLIKWAIFPDESADYISNTMATSIIHRLRDHRLQLPEKFGSYQLVKFNVKPPVKLTWWKQNYWVVAVGVLATLVLGLSISGAWLIWRSRQENVSYGPVGAVVPEQELQPLQTSPGPDEHKVFLNFS
- the LOC109019579 gene encoding aspartic proteinase-like protein 2 isoform X1, yielding MARTLAHLLASALLIFSSSLIALSSALDDSDPSLRPPMMILPLYLSSPNPNISRHRNLRRHLQNSAPPNARMRLYDDLLSHGYYTTRLWIGTPPQKFALIVDTGSTVTYVPCSNCGHCGKHQDPRFQPELSSTYQPMKCSISCNCDEAGAQCTYERRYAEMSSSSGVLGEDIISFGNESKLIPQRAVFGCEDMETGDLYTQHADGIIGLGRGRLSVMDQLVDKGAISDSFSLCYGGMDVGGGAMVLGGISSPPDMVYTNSDPFRSPYYNIELKEIHVAGKPLKLKPSIFDGRHGTVLDSGTTYAYLPKEAFLAFKNAVINKIRSLKQIHGPDPNFHDICFSGAGRNVSQLSAVFPQVDMVFSNGQKLSLSPENYLFRHTKVSGAYCLGIFQNADDPTTLLGGIIVRNTLVTYDREKDKIGFWKTNCSELWKGLHYPSPAAPPPLDLHSQNTSVGIPPTIAPGGLPPTMAPVGLPHSDFPVGEFQIGLITFDMMLIINNSSMKPNFTELTEFIAHALDVKVSQVHFLNFSYTANASLIKWAIFPDESADYISNTMATSIIHRLRDHRLQLPEKFGSYQLVKFNVKPPVKLTWWKQNYWVVAVGVLATLVLGLSISGAWLIWRSRQENVSYGPVGAVVPEQELQPLQTSPGPDEHKVFLNFS